The DNA sequence ATGAAACACCAGAAACAACGGAAGGCTATGAAGGTTTTTTCCATTTGGTTCATATGGAAGGCTCCATTGAAGCCTCTAAATTGCAATTCATTATCCGCGATCACGACGGGGAGAAATATGAAGCCCGCAAGGCATTTGTAGAGAAGATGGTCAAGAAATATCAGGAGAAATATGGCACAGACATGGTCAAGCTGACAATGAAAGACCAGTATTTCAATATGCGTGAGAAGGTCGAGCCAGTGATGGAGATCGTTGATATCGCTGCCGAAGCCATGAAATCGCTTGAAATTAAACCATTGATCAAGCCGATCCGAGGAGGAACTGATGGCGCGCGTCTTTCATTCATGGGGCTTCCTTGTCCGAATATCTTTGCAGGAGGGCACAACTTCCATGGAAAGTATGAGTTTGTCCCTGTTCAGGCCATTGAGAAAGCCACTGAAGTAATTGTAAAGATTGCTGAACTGACTGCCCAGAAGCACCAATAATTTCATCTGCGATAAAAAAGGCCCTTACGGTTAGCGTAAGGGCCTTTTTTTATGCTGATGGGGGTAAGACCTTTCTTCCGAAATGATGGCACTCCCCTATCGCTTATTTGATGATGCAATTACTCTTCCTCCTTTTCCGCTACACGAACCTTGTCGCCATCGTTTAGGTTACGGGAAATAATCTGATAAGGACCCGTGATTAATTCATCGCCAGAGTTTAACCCTTCGGTGATTTCAATGAAATCGAAATTGGAAATACCCGTCTTCACAGGCACTTTCTTCGCCACATCACCATCTTTAATGAACACCACTTCCTCAATTTCCTTATCCGAACGACCAACGCCACCGTGCTTCAGGCTGTCGGCAACCGAACGGGTGGTTACTGCTGAAAGCGGTGCCATCACAGCATCTTTCCGAGTTTTGGTTTTTATCTCAACACTGGCCGTCATTCCTGGACGGAAAGGGAAACCGTTTTGCTCCTCCAACAAATCAGCATAGGAGGAATTCAATACACGGATTTTTACCTCAAACTCCGTAATAGCATCTGCTGAGGCCTTATCTTTTGCTGTGTTGGCAATCGAGGTTACCACACCCGTAAATTTCTTATTTAAATAAGCATAAGAATCAACATTAATAATAGCCGTATCGCCTTTATGCACCCTGATGATATCATTCTCATTCACATCCACTCTGGCTTCCATCGCTGAAAGGTCCGCTATACGCATCATTTCAGTACCTGCCATAGTTTGTGTCCCTACAACCCGTTCACCTTTTTCAACGCTCAGCTTCGTAACCTTGCCATCCATCGGCGCCACAATGTTCGTCAGGCGCAAATTTTCCTGAGCCTCCGCCAAAGAAGCTCTCGATGATTTAACAATATAATTGGAGGCCTTTACATTCTCCTCCGCTGCCGCCAAATCCTCTTTAGCAGCAAGAAATTCCGCTTCGGCACGCTGGAAATCTGCAACAGAAACCACTTCGTCCTTTTTCAGCTGTTGCTGACGTTTGTACTCCTGTTCCGCCCGAACAAAATTAGCTTTGCCCTTGGCAAGGTTAGACTTGGCCACGGCGAGGTTCGCCTGTTGCTGGTTATAGGCCGCACGCGCACGGTCCACTGCTGAAATAAAATTGTCAGGGCGAATTCTTGCCAATAGTGCACCACTTTTTACAGAATCCCCTTCCTGAATATTCAATTTGATAATCTCCCCAGAAACCTCTGGCGAAATGTTCACTTCAACCACGGGCTGAATCATTCCCGAAGCACTCACCACCTCCGTAAGGTCTCCCAATCGGACCATACCTAACTCTACAACGACCCCTTCATCGGAACCGATCACGCCAGCTTTATGCAAGCCAAACAAGGAAAGAAGGACTACCCCAAGGATAATCAACAACACCTTTGGGCGAAGTATATTACTAAAAAAACTCATGGTATAATATTTTAAAAGTGGTTACAAAGTGATGGGCTGACCCGTATAGAATTCCAATAATTTCAGCTTGAAAACATAATCATATTTCGCCCGCACCAATTCCGTATTGGCTGCAAAAAGGCTGTTGGAGGCAATCTGAAATTCTACGCTATTGGCGCTTCCTGCATCGAAACGCGATTGTACCGCACGAAGGTTTTCTTCAAGAGCAATCACAGATTTCTGTGCCGCATCGTAGGTTTTCACGGCAGAATAGGCATCGTTATAAGCTTGCTCAATGCTCTGGCGAAGTTCATTTTTCGTCTGTACAGCATTAAGCGCCGCCCTGTTTTGTTGGATTTTTGCACGCTGATAATCACCTGTGCGTTTAAAGCCCTCAAAAATAGGAATGCTCAGGTTCAGCAGTAATTCATTCGACCAGTTATCTGAATATTGTTTGGTCCAGCCGACGGTCTGAAACTCCCCTGAAGGAATGGAAAACTTTTGGTATACGGGCTGATTTCCCGCCTGATCCAAAAAGATGGAGGAAGACCGGGCAATTACCTCTACCTCATCCCCAATTGGCACCAAATTCTGATCCGAGTAGTTGGTAAAGGTACTTGCTGAAAGTGATAAACTCGGTAATAATGCCCCTTTGGCCATTCTCATGGCATATAAAGCACTGGTTTCGCGCTCTTCAGCCGCCTGAATTTCTGGCTGCGTCTGCAATGCCATAGCATATACTTGCTCCACCGTTTGATTAATCCACGGGTATTTGTCAGGATTGATGTCTGGCACAACAATATCGAAATCTGTGGAGACAGGTTTTTGCATATTCTGCTGCAACTGAAGCAAAGCAAAACGCAGGTTGTTTTCCTGCTGAATTTGTTCCGCCTCATTGGACGCCAAAGTGGATTGCATCTGTAGCAGTTCCGTTTTTGCCACCGCACCAGCATTGTATTGCTTTTCGAGCTGATCTACCTGCTTTTCAGTGGTGGCCACTTTATCCTTGGCATTGGCCAACAGCTCTTTATTGAAAATCACATTCATGTAACTTTGTGTTACCTGAAGCATGACATCATTGAGTGACTTTTCAAGGTCTTTCTCTGCAATATTGGTTTCTGTATTTGCCTGATTGATGTTATTATTAACCTGCATGCCTGCAAAAATTGGCATATTGGCGTTGGCAAAAACCCCATTGGTCTGAATCCGCTGATTCACAAAAAGGTTCGTGGTTCGGTCAATGGAGCGCCCCCAGGAATTACCATAACGCCCCCCCCCTGAAATGGTCGGAAAGCGACTCGCCCGTGCCTGCTTCAGGTTAATTTCTGACTCTTGCTTGTTCAGTTTTTGCTGACTGACCACAAGGCTATTGCTCTTGGCGTATTCAATACACGCCAAAAGATCCCAGCCACCGTCGGCAGGTTGCTGCGCTTGAACAGTCATGCAGGGCAGGCTGAGCAAAAAAAAGATAGGCAGATGTTTCCAGTTCATATAATTAGGTTAAAATTGTTCCGTGTTGTTATTCAATAATCGGCACATACAAAATGTGCTTTACCCAGCTTAGGCTATCGATATATTGCGTTGTTAAAGGGCGCAGCGGGGAATCCATCTCAATCACCTGGCAGGCCAAATCCGACTTCCCTCTGCGCGATACCGTCATGTTGGCAATATTGCAATTATCATGAGATAAAATATTTGAGATAAAGGCAATCGATCCCGGACGATCATCCGCAAGGATAATCAAAGTATGCAAGTTGGCTGAGAAATTCGCTGAGAAGCCATTCACTTCCGCAATACGGATCACACCGCCACCGCGACTTTCACCGATCACTTCCACTACATTATCCTGAGCCTTCAGGCGCAACTTAATGGTGTTTGGGTGCATGGTCGAAGCATTTCCCACGGACTTAAACTCATAGGCCATTCCCGCTTCCTCGGCATGCTCAAAGGCGGTCTTGATACGCTTGTCATCCGTATGAAAATCCAGCAAACCTGCCAATATTGCGCGGTCAGAACCGTGCCCCTCATAGGTTCGGGCAAATGAATTATAAAAAGTAATCTCAGCATGTTCAGGCTGAGCACCCAAAATTCTGATGGCCGCACGGGCAATCCTAACAACACCCGCAGTGTGACTGCTCGATGGGCCGATCATCACTGGACCAATCATATCGAAAACGCTGCTTCTCTCTGCCATAACTTATATTGAAAATATTATTAAATTCGCTACTGATAAACAAATATTATTTAATCGGTCATTTTTCAATTATGAAGGTAAATTTTGATGGTCATATTCTCGATGCCACTGCGGTAAAAATATCATCCAACGATCGTGGCTTTCAGTACGCTGATGGGATCTTTGAAACAATCATCCTTAAAGATGCCAAAATCCAATACTTACCATATCACCTTCAAAGACTAAAAAAGGGCCTTCATGCCTTGAAATTAGCAAATTCCTCCACAAAAGAACCCATTGAGTGGGAAGAAAAAATCCTGGAATTGGCAAAAATCAACAGAATGTCGGATTCGAGGATAAAAATTTTCGTTTGGCGACAACAGGGTGGGCTCTACACCCCCACAGGCACGGATTTTCATTACCTGATCACCAGCCGAGAATATCACCCAGCCAAGCCTCAGGCACTGAAAAATGTCGGCATTTGTAAAAGTTTATTTTTGAGTCCCTCCCCTTTCTCTTCCTGCAAAACAATGAATGCGCTCAGCTACGTGATGGCTGGCATTGAAAAACGGGAAAACGAATGGGAAGAGATTATTCTTTGCGATCGCAGAGGCCACCTTTCCGAAGCCGGAAGCGCAAATTTATTCTGGAAAAAGGGGAATGAGTTTTTCACGCCCTCCCTGAACACAGGTTGCATAGCGGGTGTCAGGCGGGCAGCACTTATTGAAGAACTTGAGGAGCAAGGCTACACCGTAAACCGCGGAGAATATTCGCTGCTTCATCTTGAAAAAGCTTCCCACCTATGGAAAACAAATGTGACGGGCATGGTCCCGATTGCACAATTAGAACATCTTTTATTTGAAGAAACCTTACCCGAGGAGGTGGCAATATTGCAAAATCATTATAATCAGGTGAAATGACCTGAATGTGATCAAGATTTAAAACGAAGCGCCGCAAAACACGTTCATGATAGTATATATAGGGATTAAACTACTGGAACTATGATGAATAAGGAAACAGCACTCGTTTGGAAATTAGTTTGTCATGATGACCAAAGCATCAAAACATGGCAAAGCAAAGCCGCCGCAGTAAATAATGATCAGGATGCTTTAAGTGCACAAATTAGAGAATGGATCTCAAAAATGGCGCATCGCGTAACCACAGAAGCTGATGATATAGAACCGCAGCTCGTTTTGGATTCTGCCATGATGGTCGATTGGGACCTTATTTCGAGATCAATCATTTATTCACTCCAGCCACCAACGCCAAAAGAAGAAATCAACTAAATATGCTTTGCGTAAAAAAAAGGGCGACAATTTTTATATTGTCGCCCTTTTTTGTGGGTTAATTTCCATGCGCTACGCTCCAACTTCCTATACCCCTTCCTACATAAGAATGCTCCTCGTTCTTAATTATCGCCTACCAAAAACAGGATCTGATCATTAGGATCGAGCTTTATCGCATTCACCTGCTCTCCTGTTTGCAAGCGGAATGTCTGTTCCAGCTGATCTAAATCACGGGAAAAATAAATTTTATCCCCTTCAAAAGTGATCGCCATAAATTCGATTTTGATCTTCACCAGCTTATCCTGATGCTGCTTCACTGTAACGATCGTTTCCTTATGTTCTTTATCATAAGCAACGGTATAACTCAGTCGGGGCAATAAAGGCGTTTCCAGCCAATGCTGAAAAAATCCTTTCAAATTACGCTTGGTCGTTGACTGCATTACTCGCTCAAAATCAGCAGTTGAAGCATTTTTCCCTTTGTAGGTATTGTAATATTTTTGTATTCCTGCATGAAAGGCGGCATCACCAATCTCCTGACGAAGCATATGCAAAACCCACGCTCCCTTCTGATATGAATAAGCATTCAATAGTTTTGAGGGATCAGGATTCCCTCCAGGACGAACCACCTTCGACGGAAACTTAGCCTTAAAGGCCAACAAGCGCTCCCTTGCCTGCCCCATATATTCATTCAGCGCAGCAGTACCGTACTCATGCTCCAAGTACATGGCTGTAAAGTAAGTAGCAAAACCCTCCGACAACCACAAATCATTCCAGCTTGCTTCCGTAACGGTATTTCCAAACCACTGATGAGCGATCTCATGAGCGACCAACGTTTCCATTTTTTTAGGATCGTCCACCGCATTTTCATCATAAAAGATGTTTCCCGCATTCTCCATTCCTCCGTAGCGAGTGGTAGACTGCACCTGCCACAATGCCTCGAAAGGATATGGTCCGATGTATTCACTGAAAAAATCCATGACTTTATTGGTGACTCTCAGCGCCCCATGCATTTTCGCAGAATCCTCAGCATAAGCAAATCCTTTCATCGGAATCCCCTGCCCATCAATCTCCCAGGAAGCCAATTTAGCGGCACCAAAAACCATCACCTTCGTCGGGATAGGCGTGGCTTCACGATAATGCCAGTCTTTGTACATTCCCCCATGCCACTGTGAGGACACCAACTTTCCATTGGCAACAACCGACATATATTCTGGGGCGGTAATATACCAATCTACCGAGGCCTTATCATCAGGCCGATCCATTACTGGCAGATAGTTCTTCGCCCTAACAGGCCAGTTATCTCCAAAAAAGGTCTTATGGCCATGTCTATTTTGGCTGATAATCAACCCGTCTTTGGGAACACCTGCATATTTAATGGTCACCGTAGCGGTATCGCCTTTCGATATTGCACTTTCGATCATCAACTGATCAAGATCCTGACTGAAGTCTACCTGCCGACCGCCTGCACTCACCTGATCAACGAGCATTCCACCGTCTTCAGATTGCCCCACAAGGTCAAGGGTGAAGTTACTTTTATTTTCACGTGCCAGAAAATGTACCTGCGCCGTTCCTTGAATGCTATCATTGATACTATTGACCAAAATGTCAAAACGATAATGTAAAACATCGATATCCGTTTGTGCCCAAGTCCGATGACTTGCCCCCACGAAAAAGATCAACATAAAAACGGTCAAAATATTTTTGCTCATAATAGCTTGAGTATGTTCAATTCCAAAAATTTGTATTCAGTTCCAGGCTGAGGTTTGCAGTTGCATTTTACTCAACGGTAAATACAAAACTAAAAAAAACGCAGTCCAAATTGAACTGCGTTTGATATTATAAAACAATTTTAATCTAAAATCAGAAAGGGCGACGGTTATTCTTCGCTCTAACAGGAACTAACTGTGCCTTTTTGGTCTTTTTAATTTGCTCTTTTCTATAAATTGCTACTGAAGCAACAGAAAGTAAAGCAAAGATGGTTATACTGATCATATAAGTATCTTTAGTTACAATAAGGAATAATCAATAATCGTTCCAATTTTGACATAAAATAAGACAATCAATTATTTTTATTCCAATGAGAAATAATGTTTTGAATATTTTCTTGAAGACCGTTTTCTGCACTTAGCCACAAAATCTTATGCCCCCGCTTCTCCATTCTACGGAAAAACGTCATCTGACGTTTTGAAAAACGGTGAATTTGGGCTTCTAAGGACATAAACATCTCCTCGTAGGACAAATCCCCCAAAAGGTGTTCAGTAATCAATTTATACTCCAAACCATAGTAAATCAAATCCTCAGCAGGCACTTGCTCCAATAAGCTTTGCACCTCTTCGATCATTCCCTCTTCTAACCTTTTCTGAAGGCGTAATGTTATTTTCTTTCTTCTAAGGTCACGGTGAATATCAATACCGACTAACAGCTGCTTTTCGAGGGGTAATGGTTTTACCCATGTTGGTAATTCTTGCGCATTATGTTGCTGAAAAAAGCGTGCAATCTCAATTGCTCTAATGGTACGCTTGCGGTGCCCCCAGTCTGAAAAATACGCTGGCGCCCCCACCCCCTTCAGCAAGTCGGTCAGGGCTTCGTCGGTCAGGGCCTCACTTTGCTGCCGCCATTGCGCATCCACGGACACAATGGTATTTTCATTCCCCTCCAAAATAGTCTGTATATAAAGCCCTGTGCCGCCACAGAGGATCGGTAATTTAGCCCGTGAAATAATTTGCTGAAATGCCGCATGAAAATCCTTTTGAAATTCACTCAGGTTATAACGATAGCCTGCATCACGGATATCAATCAAATGGTGGGCGACATCACCATATTCTGCCAGGTCTTTCCCTGTCCCAATATCCATCTTCCGATAAATCTGACGTGAATCGCCGCTAATAATTTCGCCATTTAATGCCTGAGCAAGTGCCACAGCATGTGCTGTTTTTCCTGAAGCCGTCGGCCCTATGATGGTGATCAGTTCATTTCTCATCCCAATAATTTTTCACTATGATTTTACAAAAGTAAAAAAAATCCCAACTTGCCACTTCAATAAACACTAGCAATCATGACAAGAAAAATTTATCACTTGGCCACCTGCAGTACTTGCAAAAAAATTCTTTCCGAATTACAGTTGGACCAAACCGTTGAGCTTCAGGACATCAAAACGGAGCAAATCACCGAAAAGCAACTCGAAGAAATGCAGGCACTCGCAGGTAATTATGAATCCCTTTTCAGTCGCCGTGCCCGAAATTATGCTGCCCGCGGCCTGAAAGATCAAAACCTGACCGAAGAAGATTATAAAAACCTTATCCTTGAGGATTACACCTTTCTGAAAAGGCCTGTAACCCTTTATGATGGCGAAATTTTTATTGGCAACAGTAAAAAAACAATTGAACAGACAAAGGTTAAAATCAATTCGCAGTCGGTATAATTTTTCATTAAAATCTTTTAGATATAGAGATTATTCGCTTGCTTTGCGGCTGAATAAAGGTGCTTTTGCAAAAAAGGGAAGCAGGTGTGAATCCTGCGCAGTACCCGCTGCTGTAATGTCAATTTTTACGGTTGATCTATATACCACTGACAACCCGTCGGGAAGGTGATCAATTGCTGACTAAGCCAGAAAACCTGCCTTCATTCATTTAATCAATTTTTCACACTTTCGGGAGTTAAAGTGTTCTATGGCCAGAAATTTTATGGTCAACCCTTCCCGTTATATCTATTTAGTTATGTTGAAAAAAGCATTTAATTTTATGCTTATGGCAGCAGTTGTTGCCCTGTCTGCCTGTAACAGTAGTGATGTTACCCCAGATAAAAAAATTACTTTTGACCATCTTGAGCTTGATCAGGCTGAATCCGCTTGGTACGGTCAGGACGAATCTGGTGAAGCTACAGGAGACGATGACCTTACCACCTACCATTCAGAATTGACTGCCGACATCGCCACTGTTAACAACTACTTCCACAAAACGCCAGCTTATGGTTATTGGGGAAGTTATGCTTATTCCAACCAAACAGCCGATACTTCTTTTGACCCAGAAGAAAAAGACAAAGGCACCTTCTTCTCTTACCAATTTGTTGCCGTTGGAAGCAATGCTGGGCAGTACTTAGTTTACAATCCAGGTTTTTCAGGTTTAAACAATATCGAATTCAATCAGTCAACCGAAATCAAATCAATATCAGTTAATAATTTAGGAGTCACCTATTTAAGCATTATGAATGGGGATGGTTTTGCTAAAAAATTCGAAGATGGAGATTGGTTCAAAGTTACCTTTACAGGTTTGGATGCTGAAGGCAAAGAAACAGGGGCACAGGATTTCTATTTAGCAGATTACCGTGATGGAAAAACCGATGTTGTTTCCAACTGGACGAATGTTGATCTTTCAGGATTAGGAGCTATCAAGGAACTAAAAATAACATTTGACGGATCTGATCAAGGTGATAATGGACTTAACACACCAAAATACTTAGCCATCAAAGAAATTGCTTATCAATAATTTTCATCAAACCTATATCGAAAAGCCTCTTTCTATTCTTGGGAAGAGGCTTTTTTGATTCCTTTTCTTATCTTGGCAGTACTTAATATTCGACCTTACCACACTCTTACTTATTAACTTACAGTCCGTTATGTTAAAAAAATATCTGTCTTTACTGTCAGTCCTCTTGTTGATCACAAGCTGCGACAGTCAGACAAATCCTCCAAAGACCATCGAATTCAATCACCTTTTTTTACCCAAGGCGGAATCCGCTTGGTATGGACAGGATCATCTCAAAGAAAACATTCAGTACGGAAGGAAAACCGACCACACCACTTTTGAGTCGGGCATTGCCTCTTTCGATAATTATTTCATCACGCAAAAACTCTTCGGTAACCTGACGGCACAATATGATGGTTTTGCCTACTCGAATAAAACCACTAAAGAATTCGACCCTGCTACGATCAATCCGACTTTCAATTCGCTATATGAGTTACTTAGTGTTTCAAGCAATAAGGGCAATTATCTGATTTACAAAAACTCCACGGAACTAAAAAAGAGCATTTCATTTAGCCATCCTGTTAAGCCTACCTCCATTACCATTTCGAATACAGGACAAACCTACCTCAGCATTTTGAATGGGAATCCTGATCCATCAGCAGGCAAGCAATTCACCAAGGGCGATTGGCTGAAAGTGATTTTTACGGGTAAGAATGAACAAGGGGAAACGACTGGAAGTCAAGAGTTCTATTTGGCAGATTTCAGGAGTAGCCGACCTTATGCCATCCAAAAATGGACGAATGTTGATCTTTCTGCATTGGGGAGTGTCAATCAAATAGACATTTCATTTGCCTGCTCAGACACCGCTGTTTATGATGGCAAAACATACATCAACACCCCGGCAATGCTTTCCATAAAAAAAATACAACTACAATAAAACCAATAGCCTCTTACTGACATCAGGAAGAGGCTTTTTTTATAACTGGCTCACCTCCCCCAAGCATGCACTCGTACATTTCCCCTTCTGAAGAATAGGTGACCATGCCCGCATTACCGGTCGCTTTTTGTTCCGTTGGCAACCAGTTTCTACCTATTTTAGAGACAATAAATGCCCCAAGCATATCCCCAAGCCAGCAAAAATTTTCCGTCATAAAGGCTTCGGGCATCGGCTTAATGCCTCCACTGCTTTTAAAAAGTGCCGCCGTCTCCATAGGGCTTGCCGTCGGGCAACCGATCTCATTAATGCAATGCACCTCATCAATACTAAAATCTGACGTTTTGGTGGTCTTCAGAATCGGCCGCTCTATAAATTCCACAATATTATTGTTGGGATCATTGAAGTATACCGCCCTTCCATCGGTAAACTCCACAATTTCCGTTTGACCAATCCCCAACACAGGTATGCCTTTCGTTTTCAGAAAATCCATTGCCGCTGAAACACGCCCCAAAGGAATTAAAAAGGCAAAATGATAAATCGCTGATTTTGGATGCTTTTGAAACGACAAGTTTGTAAAGCCTGCTGACAGGTTCAGAGCATTTGTTTCTAATGAACATTGAAAACCCAAACTCGAGTAAAAGTCATGCATCGGCTTGAGCTCAGTGGCGTGAATACGGATGGTGTGAAGCTTGGTCGTCTGACTATTCATTGATCATCAGGGTTTGTTCAATTTTATTATCCGCAGTCTCATAAGGCATTTCGATGATGAAAGTCGCCCCTTGCCCTTCCACACTTTCAACGGTTACCATTCCAGCATGGAGATCTACGAACCGCTTAACAAATGCCAAACCAATACCTGTTCCTTTATGATTTTCCGTGTTTTTCGCTCGATAAAAAGGCACAAAAAGGTGCTCAATTTCCGACTCGGAGACACCAATCCCAAAATCCTGA is a window from the Persicobacter psychrovividus genome containing:
- a CDS encoding TolC family protein codes for the protein MNWKHLPIFFLLSLPCMTVQAQQPADGGWDLLACIEYAKSNSLVVSQQKLNKQESEINLKQARASRFPTISGGGRYGNSWGRSIDRTTNLFVNQRIQTNGVFANANMPIFAGMQVNNNINQANTETNIAEKDLEKSLNDVMLQVTQSYMNVIFNKELLANAKDKVATTEKQVDQLEKQYNAGAVAKTELLQMQSTLASNEAEQIQQENNLRFALLQLQQNMQKPVSTDFDIVVPDINPDKYPWINQTVEQVYAMALQTQPEIQAAEERETSALYAMRMAKGALLPSLSLSASTFTNYSDQNLVPIGDEVEVIARSSSIFLDQAGNQPVYQKFSIPSGEFQTVGWTKQYSDNWSNELLLNLSIPIFEGFKRTGDYQRAKIQQNRAALNAVQTKNELRQSIEQAYNDAYSAVKTYDAAQKSVIALEENLRAVQSRFDAGSANSVEFQIASNSLFAANTELVRAKYDYVFKLKLLEFYTGQPITL
- a CDS encoding aminotransferase class IV; translated protein: MKVNFDGHILDATAVKISSNDRGFQYADGIFETIILKDAKIQYLPYHLQRLKKGLHALKLANSSTKEPIEWEEKILELAKINRMSDSRIKIFVWRQQGGLYTPTGTDFHYLITSREYHPAKPQALKNVGICKSLFLSPSPFSSCKTMNALSYVMAGIEKRENEWEEIILCDRRGHLSEAGSANLFWKKGNEFFTPSLNTGCIAGVRRAALIEELEEQGYTVNRGEYSLLHLEKASHLWKTNVTGMVPIAQLEHLLFEETLPEEVAILQNHYNQVK
- a CDS encoding arsenate reductase family protein, which codes for MTRKIYHLATCSTCKKILSELQLDQTVELQDIKTEQITEKQLEEMQALAGNYESLFSRRARNYAARGLKDQNLTEEDYKNLILEDYTFLKRPVTLYDGEIFIGNSKKTIEQTKVKINSQSV
- a CDS encoding efflux RND transporter periplasmic adaptor subunit encodes the protein MSFFSNILRPKVLLIILGVVLLSLFGLHKAGVIGSDEGVVVELGMVRLGDLTEVVSASGMIQPVVEVNISPEVSGEIIKLNIQEGDSVKSGALLARIRPDNFISAVDRARAAYNQQQANLAVAKSNLAKGKANFVRAEQEYKRQQQLKKDEVVSVADFQRAEAEFLAAKEDLAAAEENVKASNYIVKSSRASLAEAQENLRLTNIVAPMDGKVTKLSVEKGERVVGTQTMAGTEMMRIADLSAMEARVDVNENDIIRVHKGDTAIINVDSYAYLNKKFTGVVTSIANTAKDKASADAITEFEVKIRVLNSSYADLLEEQNGFPFRPGMTASVEIKTKTRKDAVMAPLSAVTTRSVADSLKHGGVGRSDKEIEEVVFIKDGDVAKKVPVKTGISNFDFIEITEGLNSGDELITGPYQIISRNLNDGDKVRVAEKEEE
- a CDS encoding DUF4465 domain-containing protein; translation: MLKKAFNFMLMAAVVALSACNSSDVTPDKKITFDHLELDQAESAWYGQDESGEATGDDDLTTYHSELTADIATVNNYFHKTPAYGYWGSYAYSNQTADTSFDPEEKDKGTFFSYQFVAVGSNAGQYLVYNPGFSGLNNIEFNQSTEIKSISVNNLGVTYLSIMNGDGFAKKFEDGDWFKVTFTGLDAEGKETGAQDFYLADYRDGKTDVVSNWTNVDLSGLGAIKELKITFDGSDQGDNGLNTPKYLAIKEIAYQ
- the sdaAB gene encoding L-serine ammonia-lyase, iron-sulfur-dependent subunit beta, which codes for MAERSSVFDMIGPVMIGPSSSHTAGVVRIARAAIRILGAQPEHAEITFYNSFARTYEGHGSDRAILAGLLDFHTDDKRIKTAFEHAEEAGMAYEFKSVGNASTMHPNTIKLRLKAQDNVVEVIGESRGGGVIRIAEVNGFSANFSANLHTLIILADDRPGSIAFISNILSHDNCNIANMTVSRRGKSDLACQVIEMDSPLRPLTTQYIDSLSWVKHILYVPIIE
- the miaA gene encoding tRNA (adenosine(37)-N6)-dimethylallyltransferase MiaA yields the protein MRNELITIIGPTASGKTAHAVALAQALNGEIISGDSRQIYRKMDIGTGKDLAEYGDVAHHLIDIRDAGYRYNLSEFQKDFHAAFQQIISRAKLPILCGGTGLYIQTILEGNENTIVSVDAQWRQQSEALTDEALTDLLKGVGAPAYFSDWGHRKRTIRAIEIARFFQQHNAQELPTWVKPLPLEKQLLVGIDIHRDLRRKKITLRLQKRLEEGMIEEVQSLLEQVPAEDLIYYGLEYKLITEHLLGDLSYEEMFMSLEAQIHRFSKRQMTFFRRMEKRGHKILWLSAENGLQENIQNIISHWNKNN
- a CDS encoding M1 family metallopeptidase; the encoded protein is MSKNILTVFMLIFFVGASHRTWAQTDIDVLHYRFDILVNSINDSIQGTAQVHFLARENKSNFTLDLVGQSEDGGMLVDQVSAGGRQVDFSQDLDQLMIESAISKGDTATVTIKYAGVPKDGLIISQNRHGHKTFFGDNWPVRAKNYLPVMDRPDDKASVDWYITAPEYMSVVANGKLVSSQWHGGMYKDWHYREATPIPTKVMVFGAAKLASWEIDGQGIPMKGFAYAEDSAKMHGALRVTNKVMDFFSEYIGPYPFEALWQVQSTTRYGGMENAGNIFYDENAVDDPKKMETLVAHEIAHQWFGNTVTEASWNDLWLSEGFATYFTAMYLEHEYGTAALNEYMGQARERLLAFKAKFPSKVVRPGGNPDPSKLLNAYSYQKGAWVLHMLRQEIGDAAFHAGIQKYYNTYKGKNASTADFERVMQSTTKRNLKGFFQHWLETPLLPRLSYTVAYDKEHKETIVTVKQHQDKLVKIKIEFMAITFEGDKIYFSRDLDQLEQTFRLQTGEQVNAIKLDPNDQILFLVGDN
- a CDS encoding DUF4465 domain-containing protein, which encodes MLKKYLSLLSVLLLITSCDSQTNPPKTIEFNHLFLPKAESAWYGQDHLKENIQYGRKTDHTTFESGIASFDNYFITQKLFGNLTAQYDGFAYSNKTTKEFDPATINPTFNSLYELLSVSSNKGNYLIYKNSTELKKSISFSHPVKPTSITISNTGQTYLSILNGNPDPSAGKQFTKGDWLKVIFTGKNEQGETTGSQEFYLADFRSSRPYAIQKWTNVDLSALGSVNQIDISFACSDTAVYDGKTYINTPAMLSIKKIQLQ